A window of the Polaribacter sp. HaHaR_3_91 genome harbors these coding sequences:
- the brnQ gene encoding branched-chain amino acid transport system II carrier protein, translating into MNKTRDIWIAGFALFSLFFGAGNLILPPTLGVKSGSDWWIVVLGFILTAIIIPIFAIFAHARLQGTLYDFGKKVSPVFSTIFCFLIYIIAAAIPSPRTAAVTHEMAIQPFFDSPPILTSIVYFVLVFIFAVNRSKIISLIGKFLTPIIVIILLVIISIAFFTSPGTVNPSSFKNPFVDGILEGYQTFDAIAGVVVGAVIIISLDYSNHTTFLEKRTLIRKAGYISGIGLLLIYGGLILSGSLFSATFTEDATRIEILSGLSTKTLGNLGTTFLSVLVALACFTTAVGIVTGTADYIKGICNNSKTAYVITAAIASIVGIIVGSYNVGFIIDVAVPALMFVYPITIMLILLNVVPEKYASKLVFRGVVIVTFIFSIPDFLGFIIPRENLTGIKSFIPLAEHSLGWVLPALVVFVLLNLITNKTNE; encoded by the coding sequence TTGAACAAAACAAGAGATATTTGGATTGCAGGTTTTGCATTATTTTCACTCTTTTTTGGGGCTGGAAATTTAATTTTACCACCAACTTTAGGTGTTAAATCTGGATCAGATTGGTGGATTGTTGTTTTAGGTTTTATCTTAACAGCCATCATTATTCCTATTTTTGCCATTTTTGCGCACGCAAGGCTACAAGGAACTTTGTACGATTTTGGCAAGAAAGTATCACCTGTTTTTAGTACTATTTTTTGTTTTTTAATTTACATTATAGCGGCGGCAATTCCATCACCAAGAACTGCTGCGGTTACTCATGAAATGGCAATTCAACCTTTTTTTGATTCACCTCCTATTTTAACAAGTATTGTTTACTTTGTTTTAGTGTTTATTTTTGCGGTAAATCGCTCTAAAATAATTAGTTTAATTGGTAAATTCTTAACGCCAATTATTGTAATAATTTTATTGGTCATTATTTCGATTGCCTTTTTTACTTCTCCAGGAACCGTAAATCCATCATCCTTTAAAAACCCTTTTGTAGACGGAATTTTAGAAGGATATCAAACTTTTGATGCCATTGCAGGTGTTGTGGTTGGAGCCGTAATTATTATTTCTTTAGATTACAGCAATCACACAACTTTTTTAGAGAAAAGAACATTAATTAGAAAAGCGGGGTATATATCTGGGATTGGTTTGTTATTAATTTACGGAGGTTTAATTTTAAGCGGATCTTTATTCAGTGCTACGTTTACAGAAGATGCTACCAGAATTGAAATTTTATCTGGTTTAAGTACTAAAACCTTAGGTAATTTAGGTACTACTTTTTTAAGTGTATTGGTTGCTTTAGCTTGTTTTACAACAGCAGTTGGTATTGTTACAGGAACTGCAGATTATATAAAAGGAATTTGCAACAATTCTAAAACGGCATATGTTATTACGGCTGCAATTGCTTCCATTGTTGGAATTATTGTTGGAAGCTACAATGTTGGTTTTATTATTGATGTTGCCGTGCCTGCGTTAATGTTTGTCTACCCAATAACCATTATGCTGATTTTACTAAATGTGGTACCAGAAAAATATGCTTCTAAATTGGTTTTTAGAGGTGTTGTAATTGTAACTTTTATCTTTAGTATTCCGGATTTCTTAGGTTTTATCATTCCTAGAGAAAACTTAACCGGCATTAAAAGTTTTATTCCGCTTGCAGAACACAGTTTGGGTTGGGTGTTGCCTGCTTTGGTAGTTTTTGTTTTGTTGAATTTAATTACAAATAAAACAAATGAATAA
- a CDS encoding polysaccharide biosynthesis C-terminal domain-containing protein: MIQLLVGIFIIPKIFNSLGVLNIGKLKFAETFIAFFAPVLFLGLSAICIREIIFNPKKTKEILVTAFYLRLFSWILFFLGLLIYNYFYNSNELFWLYFLIGFSYFIRITDVFEYYFYAIKKTNYIFISKISSLFCIVLLQYYGVEHQLGIQYFASLLIIDFLLQGIIYGFIFITKTSIKLKNKYFSILMAKYLLKNSYPLILSNLLVSLYISIDDFILKYYFGDAAIGLFATIDFLVIALTWSIGFSMINALYPSLAESYKTDIKIYQKKISALYKYMLLLGVLIGLFYTFFGTSILSTFFNESYISIATPLKIFSWSPIFIFLGMVFEKHLINSNQLKKNVYRFIVGCFINLTLGLLLIPSYRIMGAAISMLFSHFITNLGFIIFDGKNRNHLKFIFLK, from the coding sequence TTGATTCAGTTACTTGTTGGTATCTTTATTATTCCTAAAATTTTTAATTCACTTGGTGTTTTAAATATTGGCAAACTTAAGTTTGCTGAAACATTTATTGCTTTTTTTGCACCTGTATTATTTTTAGGATTATCTGCAATTTGTATTCGAGAGATCATTTTTAATCCGAAAAAAACAAAAGAAATTTTAGTAACTGCATTCTACTTGCGCCTTTTTAGCTGGATTTTATTTTTCCTTGGACTTTTAATTTACAATTACTTTTATAATAGTAACGAACTATTTTGGCTCTACTTTTTAATTGGTTTTAGCTATTTTATAAGGATTACAGATGTTTTTGAATATTATTTTTATGCTATTAAAAAAACGAATTATATTTTTATAAGTAAAATTTCAAGCTTATTTTGTATTGTTTTATTACAATATTATGGAGTTGAACATCAACTTGGAATTCAATATTTTGCATCACTTTTAATTATTGATTTCTTATTGCAAGGAATTATTTACGGCTTTATTTTTATTACTAAAACCTCCATCAAACTTAAAAATAAATATTTTTCTATATTGATGGCAAAATATTTATTAAAAAACTCTTATCCTTTAATACTTTCAAATTTATTAGTATCTCTCTATATTTCTATTGATGATTTTATTTTAAAATACTATTTTGGTGATGCTGCAATAGGTCTTTTTGCTACCATTGATTTTCTAGTCATTGCTCTTACCTGGAGTATTGGTTTTTCAATGATTAATGCATTATATCCTTCTTTGGCAGAATCTTATAAAACGGATATCAAAATATATCAGAAAAAAATAAGTGCTTTGTATAAATACATGCTATTATTAGGAGTTTTAATAGGATTATTTTATACATTTTTTGGAACCTCTATTTTAAGCACTTTTTTTAATGAAAGCTATATTTCTATCGCTACTCCTCTAAAGATATTTAGCTGGTCGCCAATATTCATTTTTCTAGGAATGGTTTTTGAAAAACACCTCATCAATAGTAATCAACTTAAAAAAAATGTATACCGATTTATTGTAGGCTGTTTTATAAATTTAACTTTAGGCCTTCTTTTAATTCCTTCTTACAGAATAATGGGAGCCGCAATTTCTATGCTTTTTAGTCATTTTATTACTAATTTAGGGTTTATAATTTTTGATGGTAAAAATAGAAACCATTTAAAATTTATTTTTCTTAAATAA